From the Vulpes lagopus strain Blue_001 chromosome 15, ASM1834538v1, whole genome shotgun sequence genome, one window contains:
- the LOC121476666 gene encoding olfactory receptor 51E1 has product MVDPNGNESSTTYFILIGLPGLEEAQFWLAFPLCSLYLIAVLGNLTIIYIVRTEHSLHEPMYVFLCMLSGLDILISTSSMPKMMAIFWFNSTTIQFDACLLQMFAIHSLSGMESTVLLAMAFDRYVAICHPLRHATVLTLPRVMKIGMAAVVRGTALMAPLPIFIKRLPFCHSNILSHSYCLHQDVMKLACADIRVNIIYGLIVIISAIGLDSLLISLSYLLILKTVLGLTREAQAKAFGTCVSHVCAVFIFYVPFIGLSMVHRFGKRHDSFLPIIMANTYLLVPPVLNPIVYGVKTKEIRQRILRLFHVTTHTSDP; this is encoded by the coding sequence ATGGTGGACCCCAATGGCAATGAATCCAGtaccacatattttattttaataggccTCCCAGGCTTGGAAGAAGCTCAGTTCTGGTTGGCCTTCCCCTTGTGCTCCCTCTACCTTATTGCTGTACTGGGTAACCTGACAATCATCTACATTGTGCGGACTGAGCACAGCCTACATGAACCCatgtatgtttttctttgcaTGCTTTCTGGCCTTGACATCCTTATCTCCACTTCATCTATGCCCAAAATGATGGCCATCTTCTGGTTCAATTCCACTACCATCCAGTTTGATGCTTGTCTACTACAGATGTTTGCCATCCATTCTTTATCTGGCATGGAGTCCACGGTACTGCTGGCCATGGCCtttgaccgctatgtggccattTGCCACCCACTACGCCATGCCACTGTACTAACATTGCCTCGTGTTATGAAGATTGGCATGGCTGCTGTGGTACGGGGTACTGCACTTATGGCACCCCTGCCTATTTTTATCAAAAGACTGCCTTTCTGCCACTCCAACATTCTTTCCCATTCCTACTGCCTACACCAAGATGTCATGAAGCTGGCTTGTGCTGACATCCGTGTCAATATCATCTATGGCCTCATTGTCATCATCTCTGCCATTGGCCTGGACTCACTTCTCATCTCTTTGTCATATCTACTTATCCTCAAGACTGTGTTGGGCTTGACACGTGAAGCCCAGGCAAAGGCATTTGGCACTTGTGTCTCCCATGTATGTGCTGTTTTCATATTCTATGTACCTTTCATTGGATTATCTATGGTGCACCGCTTTGGCAAGAGACATGACTCCTTCCTGCCCATCATCATGGCCAACACCTACCTACTTGTACCTCCTGTGCTCAACCCCATTGTTTATGGAGTCAAGACAAAGGAGATCCGGCAGCGTATCCTTCGTCTTTTCCATGTGACCACCCATACTTCAGATCCCTAG